Proteins encoded together in one Lathyrus oleraceus cultivar Zhongwan6 chromosome 5, CAAS_Psat_ZW6_1.0, whole genome shotgun sequence window:
- the LOC127082814 gene encoding ent-kaurenoic acid oxidase 1 yields MDAIYLGLFGVVIGVVLWWWNEYWYVLPLKFKCLKSSTKLPPGHMGLPFIGEMISFLWYFKIVRRPDDFINAKQCKYGDGGGMFRTHLFGEPSIIVYTPAVNKFVLFSDTNFKQEWPTVELMGVTSMVAVHGKAHTRVRNFVTNAINRPDALSRIAALVQPHIVTALRSWDDMGKIKAKVETQKMSFESIAKLFLGKEPGDFLNSLDKLYQGVLPGVRAYPINVPGFAYHHALRCRRKLEKIFYMELDKRKSKNENMVETIDLMDGLMQIEDDEGDKLSDKEVVDNIVSLVLGGYISTSLVSMWAIYLLAKHPNVLEKLREENMALTKGSPEDYITSKDVSNLKYTNKVVEEVIRMANVAAFFFRKAVNDVDYKGYRIPKGWKVILFIRYLHTNPDNFKDPMYFDPNRWDVPAKPGTYQVFGAGQRLCPGNMLARIHLALLLHHLSIGYKWELMNPNADIMYLSHPTPIDGVEVKFSKL; encoded by the exons ATGGATGCAATATATTTAGGGTTGTTTGGTGTAGTTATTGGGGTTGTGCTATGGTGGTGGAATGAGTATTGGTATGTTCTTCCTCTCAAATTCAAGTGCTTAAAATCTTCAACAAAATTGCCACCCGGTCATATGGGGTTACCTTTCATTGGAGAAATGATTAGTTTTCTTTGGTACTTCAAAATTGTTCGACGGCCAGATGATTTCATTAACGCAAAACAATGCAA GTATGGCGACGGAGGAGGCATGTTTAGAACACATCTCTTTGGGGAACCATCCATCATAGTATACACTCCTGCCGTTAACAAATTTGTACTATTTTCAGACACCAACTTCAAACAAGAATGGCCAACTGTTGAACTTATGGGTGTAACTTCAATGGTGGCGGTCCATGGTAAGGCTCATACACGAGTCCGCAACTTTGTCACCAATGCTATCAATCGACCCGACGCCTTAAGCCGCATTGCTGCTCTTGTCCAGCCTCATATAGTCACTGCTCTACGATCTTGGGATGACATGGGTAAGATCAAAGCAAAAGTTGAAACTCAAAAG ATGTCCTTTGAGAGCATTGCGAAACTTTTCTTAGGCAAGGAGCCTGGAGATTTTCTAAATTCATTAGATAAACTCTATCAAGGTGTGCTTCCTGGTGTGAGAGCCTATCCGATTAACGTTCCTGGTTTCGCATACCACCACGCTCTTCGATGTAGACGAAAGCTTGAGAAGATTTTCTACATGGAGTTAGATAAGAGAAAATCGAAGAATGAAAATATGGTGGAAACAATTGATCTAATGGATGGATTAATGCAaattgaagatgatgaaggtgaCAAATTGAGTGACAAAGAAGTTGTAGACAACATTGTCTCTCTTGTGCTTGGTGGATATATCTCTACTTCTCTTGTCTCCATGTGGGCTATTTACCTTCTTGCAAAGCATCCAAATGTGCTAGAAAAATTAAGG GAAGAGAACATGGCTCTTACAAAGGGGAGTCCTGAGGATTATATTACATCTAAAGATGTTTCAAATTTAAAATACACAAACAAG GTAGTTGAAGAAGTTATAAGAATGGCCAATGTTGCTGCTTTTTTCTTCAGAAAAGCTGTAAATGATGTGGATTATAAAG GTTATAGAATACCAAAAGGATGGAAAGTAATACTCTTCATTCGCTATCTTCATACAAACCCCGACAACTTTAAAGATCCTATGTATTTTGACCCTAATAGATGGGAT GTGCCAGCAAAGCCTGGAACATACCAAGTTTTTGGTGCTGGACAAAGACTATGCCCTGGAAACATGCTTGCAAGAATTCATCTAGCACTTCTGCTTCATCATTTGTCCATAGGATACAA GTGGGAGCTCATGAATCCAAATGCAGATATAATGTATCTTTCACATCCTACTCCTATTGATGGGGTTGAGGTCAAGTTTAGCAAATTATGA